ACGCCCAGGCCCTGGGTCAACGTCATCTCCAACGCGCGTGCCGGACTCGTCGTCAGCCAGACGGGCTCCGGCTTCACCTGGGTCGACAACTCCCAGCTCGCCGTGGTGACGCGCTGGGAACAGGACCTGACCCGGGACGCCTCGGGCCGCTTCCTCTACCTGCGCGACGTCGACACGGGCGAGGTCTGGTCGCTTTCGCCCGCGCCGTGCCTCCCTGCCTACGACCGTTTCGAGTGCCGGCACGGGCTCGGCTACACGACGTTCCGCACGGCGCTGCGCGGGGTCGCGGCCGACTGGACGCTCTTCGTCGATCCGGAAGCGACCGCCGAGCTCTGGCGCCTGACGCTGACGAACGAGCTCCTCACGCCGCGGCGGCTCGAGCTCGTCGCTTTCGTCGAGTGGAACTGCGGCGTGACACCGTCGCCGCGGCGGGAGTTCACGAAGCTCTTCCTCGAATGCGAGAGGGACGCCGGCGCGAACGCCGTCTTCGCGCGCTCCCACATGTGGGAAGTCGGCTCCGCGCGCTGGGGCCACTGGAACACCGGCTTCCCGTACGTGAGCGCCCTCGCCTGTACCGAAACCGTCTCGGAGGCCGAGGGGGACAAGGCCGCCTTCCTCGGCCGCCTCGGGAGCTTCGCGGCTCCCGCCGCACTCTCCGGGAACCCGTGGCCCGGCTTCTTCGGACGGCACGGTGACGCGGTCGGAGCGCTGCGGGTCCCGATCGAGCTCCCGGCAGGAAGTGCGTGCGAGCTCGGGTTCGTCCTCGCGACGGCGGAGACCGACGAGAAGACGCGGGGGCTCCTGAAGCGCTTCGGAAACGTGGAAGCTCTCGACGCCTCGCTCGCCGCCGCGAAGGCCCGCTGGACGCATCTCCTGGCCGCGCACCGTCTGGAAACGCCCGACGCGACGTTCGACGCCTTCCTGAACGACTGGGTCCGGTACCAGGCGATCTCGGCGCGCATCCAGGGGCGCTGCGGCTACTACCAGCAGAGCGGCGCCTACGGCTTCCGCGACCAGCTGCAGGACTCGCAGGTCTGGCTGACGATCGACCCGGCGCTCTGCCGCGAGCAGATCGCCCTCCACGCGGCGCACCAGTTCGCCGACGGCTCCGTCTACCACTGGTGGCACCCCCTTTCGGAGACGGGGCACGTCACGAAGATGACCGACGACCTCCTCTGGCTCGCCTTCGTGACGGCGGCCTACGTTCGCGAGACCGGGGACCTCTCGATCCTGGCCGACAGGACGCCCTTTCTCGACGACCCGCAGCCGGCGCCGCTCGTCGAGCACGTCCTGCGCGCCTTCGAGCGCGTCTTCCGCCGGACGAGCCCGCGCGGCCTCCCGTACATCGGGGCGGGCGACTGGAACGACGGGCTCTCGGCCGTCGGCCTCGAGGAGAGAGGGGAGTCGGTCTGGCTCGCCCACTTCCTGGCGGGGCTTCTGGGTGAGTGGGCCGAGCTCTTCACGCGGACCGGCGAGCCGGCGCGCGCCGCCGATTTCGCGCGGCGCCGCGAGGCGCTCGTCGCCGCCATCAACGAGCACTGCTGGGACGGCGAGTGGTACTGGCGCGCGACGCTCGATTCGGGCGGCAAGATAGGGAGCCGCGAGAACGAGCGGGGGAAGATCTACCTCAACGCGCAGACCTGGGCCGTCCTGAACGACGTCGCCCCGCCCGGCCGCGCCGCGGCCGCGATGTCCGCAGTGAAGGAGCACCTCGTCAGCTCCGCCGGGGCGCTCCTGCTCGGACCGGCCTACGACCGACCGGTCCGCGAGATCGGCTACATCACCCGATACGCGGCCGGGATGCGCGAGAACGGCGGTGTCTACACGCACGCGGCGACGTGGGCGATCTCGGCGGCAGGAAAGTCGAAGGACGCCGGGCTCGTCGAGACGCTCCTCGCCGCCATCGACCCGACGCGCAAGGACCCCGAAGCCTACCGGGCCGAGCCGTACGTCCTCCCCGGGAACGTCGACGGCCCGGACTCGCCTCTCCACGGCCGCGCCGGCTGGACCTGGTACACGGGCTCGGCGCAGTGGCTCCACCGCGTCGTCTGCGAGTGGGTGGTCGGCGTGCGGCCCGAGCTGGACGGCATGCGCTTCGACCCGTGCCTCCCGCCGTCGTGGGACGGGGTGCGGATGACCCGCCCGTGGCGCGGCGCGATGCTCGACGTGACCGTCGTCCGCGACGGGACGCTCGCCGCGGGCACCGTCCGCGTCGAGATGGACGGACGCGCGCTCTACGGGACGCTCCTGCCGCCGCTCCCGGCGGGCGCGAGGGCGAAGGTGAAAGTCAGCTACCGCCCGGCCTGAGACACGCTCCGTTCGTCCGGATGACCTCGGCGTAGAAGCGGGCGCTCGCCTTGGGCGTCCGCTTCTGCGTGGCGAAGTCGACGTGGACGATGCCGAATCGCTTGCGGAAGCCGTGGGCCCACTCGAGGTTGTCGAGGAGGGACCAGGCGAAGTAGCCCCGCACGTCGACGCCGTCGGCGATCGCCCGGCGGACGGCGCCGAGGTGCGCGTCGAGGTAGGCGACGCGGAGGGGGTCGTGGAGAAGCGGCTCGGGGGCGACGGGCGGGTCGTAGAACGCGGCGCCGTTCTCGGTGACGTAGAGCGGGATGCTCCCGTACCGCCGGCGCACCCAGGTCAGGACGTCGTAGAGCCCGTCGGGGTAGACCTCCCAGCCGGTCTCGGTGTGCGTGGCGTTGCGCTGGAGGGCGCGCCCTTCCATGACGGGGAAGCTCCGGGGGTCGTCGTGGACGACGGCGCGGGTGTAGTAATTGATGCCGAGATAGTCGATCGGCGCCTTCATCGCGGCGAGCTCGGCGTCGGTGGGGCCGTCCCAGGCCTCGCCGAAGATCTCGGCGAGGCCCTCGGGGACCTTTCCGAGGAGCGCGGGATCGAGGTACTGGCGGTTCATGTAGGCGTCGGCGCGGGCGACGGCGGAGAGGTCCTCCGGGCGATCGGAGGCCGGGTACTTCGGCTCGAGGTTGACGACGAGGCCGATCTGGCCCTTCCCTTCGGTGCGGTAGGCCGCGACGGCGCCGGCGTGGGCGAGGAGGAGGTTCTTCGATGCCCGTGGCGCCTCCCAGGGGCTCGCGTGGCCCGGTGCGAGGACGCCGTGGAGGTACCCGCCGTCGGCGATGACCCAGGGCTCGTTGAGGGTCGTCCAGAGGTCGATGGCGCCGTCGAGGGATCGGAAGCAGGCGCGGGCGTAGTCGGCGAACCAGCCGGCGACGTCGGGGTTCGTCCAGCCTCCCCGGTCGTCGAGCGCGGCGGGAAGGTCCCAGTGGTAGAGGGTCGCCATCGGGCGGATCCCCGCCTCGCGGAGCGCGTCGGCGAGGCGGCGGTAGAAGTCGAGACCCTTCTGGTTCACCGTGCCGCGGCCTTCGGGCATCACCCGGCCCCATGAGATCGAGAAGCGATAGGCGCCGAGCCCGAGCGACTTCATGAGCGCGACGTCCTCGGCCCAGCGGCGGTAGTGGTCGCACGCGACGTCGCCCGTGTCGCCGTCCCTCACCTTGCCGGGAATCCGCGTGAAGCGGTGCCAGTTGCTCGGCCCGGCACCGTCGGCCAGGGGCGAGCCTTCGATCTGGTAGGCCGAGGTGGCGGCTCCCCAGAGGAAGCCATCGGGAAAGGCGGCGGTCTCGGGCATCTGGGCTCCTCGCTTGGCGGGTCGTGCGCATCCGGCGGCGGGTTCCCGATTATCCGCGCGGGACGCAGAATCCGGGGATGAGCGACGTCTCCCTCCTCGGCACCGGCCTCCTCGGCACTCCCATCGCCCTCCGCCTCGCGTCGACAGGCCTCGAGGTGACGGTCTGGAACCGGACGGTGTCGAAGGCGGAGCCGCTCAGAGAGGCGGGCCTGGCGGTGGCCCGGACGGCGGCCGGCGCGCTCCTGGCTTCGCCCGTCGCGATCCTGATGCTCGCGGACGCACCGGCGATCCGCGAGGTGCTCTTCGCCGCAGATGCCCTGGCCGCCCTCGCCGGCCGCACCGTCGTCCAGATGGGGACGATCGGCCCGGACGAGAGCCGCGCCTTCGCCGCGGAGGTGGCCGCCGCGGGGGGCGAGTGGGTCGAGGCGCCCGTCCTCGGGAGCATCCCCCAGGCGGATTCCGGGACGCTCCAGGTGATGGTGGGCGGGGCGGCGGTCCAGCTGGAGCGGCTCGGACCGCTCCTGGCGCGCCTCGGCACCGACGTGCGGCACGTGGGGGCCGTGGGGAGCGCGGCGGCGCTGAAGCTCGCGCTGAACCAGCTCATCGGTTCTCTGACGGCCGCGTTCGCCTCCAGCCTCGCGTACGTCCGTGCGGAGGGGCTCGACACGGAGACCTTCATGGAGGTCCTACGGCCGAGCGCTCTCTACGCGCCGACCTTCGACAAGAAGCTCGGGCGAATGCTCGACGCCGAGTACGCGAATCCGACGTTTCCGCTCCGGCTCCTCAGAAAGGACATCGAGCTCTTCATCCGCGGCGCACGGTCGGCGGGCGTGACGCCGCGGGTCGCCGAGGCCGTTCTCGCCGTCGCGGACACGGCGCTCGCGAAGGGGCTCGCGGACGGTGATTACGCGGCCCTGGCCGAAGGGCTCGTCACGGCGCTTCCAGCGCGGGCCCCGCGCCTGTAACCTCGTCGCGTCGTGAGCGCCGCCGCAACGGAAGGGCCTGTCGCCGAGGTGCCGCTCGTCGTCGACCTCGACGGGACCCTCGTCCTCACCGATCTGCTGCACGAATCGGCCGTCCTGGCCGCCGTCCGGTCGCCTGCCGCCGCGCTGCGAGCCGTTCCGGCGCTGCTGCGGGGGGACCGTGCCGCCCTGAAGCGGCGGCTGGCCGAGGCCGGTCCTGTAGACGCCGGCTCCCTTCCGCTCAGGGAGGAGCTCGTCGCTCTGCTGGCCGTGGAGAAGGCCAAGGGGAGACGGCTCGTCCTGGCGACGGCGGCCGACGAAATCCTCGCCCGTCCGGTCGCCGCGCGGGTCGGTCTCTTCGACGAGGTCCTCGCGAGCGACGGAGCACGGAACCTGAAGGGGGAGGTGAAGCGGCTCGATCTCGTCGCCCGCTACGGCGAAAAGGGCTTCGACTACGCCGCAGACGACAGGGCCGACCTGCCGGTTTTCCGAAGCGCCCGCAAGGCGATCCTCGTCGGCCCGGGAGTTCACCTTCGGGCCGAGGTGGAACGCGCTGGCACCCCCGTGTCCGCCGTGCTGCCCGGCCGTTCCGCCGTCCTGCGGACGCTCCTCTCGGCGATGCGCGTCCGCCAGTGGGTGAAAAACGCTCTCGTGTTCGTCCCGCTCGTCACGGGGCACGTCTTCGAGGCCCCGGCCCTGGGGGCGGCCGTCTTCGCGTTCTTCGCGCTCAGTCTCCTCGCCTCGGCCGTCTACCTCCTGAACGACCTCGGAGACCTGGCGGCAGACCGGCAGCACCACGCCAAGAGGAAGCGACCTCTCGCGAGCGGGGACCTCTCCATCCGCACGGCGCTCGGTCTCGTCCCGCTCCTCCTGGCGGGCTCGCTCGCCTTCGCGCTGGCCCTCCCTGCCGGCGCGCGCGTGCTGCTCGCCGTATACCTCGCGACGACGACGTTCTACACCCTGTCCCTGAAACGCAAGGTCCTCGTCGACGTCTTCACCCTGGCTTTCCTCTACACGCTCAGGGTCCTGCTCGGAGGGGCGGCGACCGCGGTCCCCGTGTCGCCGTGGCTCCTCGCGTTCTCGGTCTTCCTGTTCCTCTCCCTCGCCTTCGCCAAGCGCGCTTCCGAGCTGCTCGCGATGAAGGAACGGGGGCACGACGCCGCGGCGGGCCGGGACTGGTTCGTCTGGGACTCTCTCGTCGTGCACGTCCTCGGCGTCGCGAGCGCGTACCTCTCGAGCCTCGTCCTCGCCATCTACATCCACAGCGACGTGACGAAGAGGCTGTACGCCCATCCGGGCTGGCTCTGGCTTCTCGTGCCGACGCTTCTCTACTGGACAAGCCGGGTCTGGGTTCTCGTCGGACGGGGGGAGATGGACGAAGACCCGATCGTCTTCGCCGCCCGCGACCGGGTGACGTGGGCGCTCGCCGTGGCGTCTGGCGCCGTCCTGCTCATGGCGGCGCGCGGACGGTTCGGCATCCCGGGCCTGATGGAGTGAGGCGGGCGCGCGGGCGCACCGTCTCGCGACGCCCCATCGGCACTCCAGCAGTCCGGCCTCCGGACCGACGCCGTTGACGCCTCGAGCCGCCGGCAATAGAGTCCCGCGAAACAATCAGCTGGTCCCGAGCGCCACGGCGTGGCGCCGAAAGGAGACGGTGAATGATGCGACTCCGTTCCATCTTTACCCTGTCGCTCTGCCTTGGCCTCGTCCTCTTCGCCCTGCCAGCGGGTGCACAGTCCGCGGCGACGACGGGCGCAATCGAGGGTACCGTCACGGACGATTCCGGAGGAGTCCTTCCCGGAGTCTCCGTGGCCCTCCGGAACACGGCGACGAACTACGAGACGACAGTGACGACGGGTCCGAACGGACGGTTCCGCGGGCTCCTCCTGCCGCTCGGCCCCTACCGGATCTCGGCGAGCCTGTCGGGATTCGCCAAGGTGGTTCGCGAGGGGATCAACGTCTCCGTGGGTCAGTCGGTCAACGTCGCGATCACGATGAGCCTCGCCGCCAAGGTGGAGGAGATCCTCGTCACGGCCGAGAACCCGGTCGTCGAGACGACGCGGCCGGAAGGGTCGACCCGGATCGACGCCCTGGCGCTCAAGGAGATCCCGAACAACGGACGGAACTTCCTCGAGTTCACGAAGCTGACCCCGGGGGTCTCGATCGTCCAGGGGCCCGACGGGGACGAGCTGACCGTCAACGGCCAGAAGGGGATCCAGAACAACGTCTCCGTCGACGGGGCGGACTTCAACAACCCGTTCTTCGGCGAGCAGCGGGGCGGCCAGCGCCCGGCCTTCACGTTCAACCTCGACGCGGTCCAGGAGGTCGTCGTCGTGGCCGACGGCGCGAACGCCGAGTACGGGCGCTCCTCATCGGGCTTCGTGAACGTCGTCACGAAGTCGGGGACGAACGCGTTCGCCGGCACGGTGAACCTCTTCTACAAGGACGACGCGCTCGCGTCGGCCGCCAAGAACCCCGACGGGACCTCGTCCGAGAAGTTCGACTCGAGCCAGGTGCAGGGCGGCTTCACCCTCGGCGGCCCGGTCGTGAAGGACAAGGTGTTCTTCTTCGTGGCGGTCGATGCCCAGGGCGGCGATTCCACGAAGCAGACCGACCCGAACCGGATCGAGCAGAGAGTCGTCGACTACTTCGCGAGCGTCGGGAGCCCCGACGAGAACGGGGCGATCGACCGGTCGAACGACGCGTTCGTCGCGCTCGGAAAGGTGGACTGGTTCGTCTCCCCGCAGCACGTGGCGACCCTGCGCGGGACGTACACGAACTCGACGCAGGAGAACGGGACCTTCGACGTCGACTCCTGGGGCCGGAGCGCGAACGCGATCGAGGACAACTGGTCGAAGTCGCTGACCGGCACCCTGATCTCGAACTTCACGACCGTCATGAACGAGTTCCGGTTCCAGCTGGCCCGGGAGGACCGGCCGAGGCCGTACAACGGGCCGAACATCGACGGCCAGGACCGCCCGCTCCCGGACACGGCGTTCGACTTCGGAAAGAGCTACCGGTTCGGGATGCCGTTCTTCATCCCGGTCGACTACTACGACACGCGCCTCCAGCTCAACGACAACGTGACGCTCCTGAAGGGGACACACGAGATCAAGGCGGGCGTCGAGTACAACCGGGTCAACGCGACGCAGGTCTTCCGCGGCTTCGCAAACGGCCGGTTCATCTTCAGCTCGACGGACGGCTTCCTGAACTACGCGAGGAACCGGAGCTACGTCGAGTGCTCCGACGGCTCCACGAACGCGAACGGGATCTGCCCCCCCGGGACGACGGTCACCGGGCCGGTCCTCCTCTTCCTCCAGCAGGCGGGCGTCGGCGGCCTCACCGCGGAGGAGGCGGGGACGCAGTCGATCGTCCAGGACGAGCCCGCGGTCTTCATCCAGGACAAGTGGCAGCCGCTCCCGAACCTCACGATCCAGGCCGGGCTCCGTTGGGAAGCCCAGATCCAGCCCGACCCGATCACACCCGCGGACGAGGTGTTCTACGCCGGGTTCATCGGCGAGTCGTCACAGGGGCAGGAGTTCCCGTCGGACGGGACCATGCCCTCCGACAAGAGCATGTGGCAGCCCCGGCTCGGCATCACGTGGGACCCGACGAAGGACGGAAAGACCGTCGTCCGGGCGAACGCGGGGATCTACAACGCCCGCGTCCCGGGGCTCTCGTTCGCGTCGACCCGCTCGACGAACGGCAGCCGCGGGCAGAGCATCTACCGCGACAGCTCCCTCACGGGGATCCTCGGCGCGGTGCCGGCCTACCCGAACCTGGTCCCGACGTCGGCGGTCGGCACGCCCTTCCGGCCGGACATCTACGTCACGGCGAAGGACTTCCAGAACCCGAGGACGTTCGCCACGAGCATCGGGGTGGAGCGGGAGTTCCTCAAGGACTACGGGTTCCTCCTGAAGTACAACTACGCGAAGACGACGCACCTGACACGGTTCATCAACCGGAACGACGCGCTCCTCGGCTCTCCCTGGACGTCGGGGCTGAACGGCGGGCCGAACGGGGTCAGCACGCTGACGACGGTCGAGTCGTCGGCGAAGAGCGAGTACAACGGCATCACGTTCGGGATCAACAAGCGCTGGTCGCACAACTACCAGTTCCAGATCAACTACACGCTCTCCTGGGACAGGTCGGACGACGACAACGAGCGTGACCCGTTCACGTTCCGCTACGCGAAGGTGACCGACCTCGGCGCCGAGTGGGGCTACTCCGACCGCGACCAGCGGCACCGGCTGAACTCCCTCTTCGTCTGGAAGGGGCCGGGAGACGTCAACTTCAACTTCCGGTACGCGTACCGGTCGGCGCAGCCGAAATCGATCACCGCGACCGGCGCCGACGCGAACACCCCGCAGGACCGGATCAATGCGGACGGCTCGGTCACGCAGCGAAACCTGGGGCGGAAGGACAACGAGTTCTCGTCCCTCGACATCCGGCTCTCCCGCCCGTTCGACCTCGGCGGATTCCAGATCGAGCCGATCGTCGAGTGCTTCAACGTCTTCAACTCGAAGAACCTGAAGAAGCCCGAGGTGACGAGCCTGATCTTCAACTTCGACGGGACGGTGCAGAGCGGGCTCGGCGACGCCCGCCAGGTGCAGCTCGGCCTCCGCGTCATCTTCTGAGCCGGCGGGGTATCGGCGCCCCGCGTGCTAGATTCCATCTCAGGGCGCCCGGCGGGAGCGCCGGGCGCCCTTGCCCCTTCCGGGGCCGGAGTCGATCCCGTGACAGAGAACGACGTGGCGCGTCCGCTCACCCGCATCACCACCAGCGCGACCTTCAGCTCGGCGCACCGGCTCCACAACCCCTCGCGCGACGAGGAGTGGAACCGGGCCGTCTTCGGGAAGTGCAACAACCCCCACGGGCACGGGCACACGTACGGCCTCGAGGTCACCGTCGAGGGGCCGATCGACCCGGAGAAGGGGTGGGTCCTCGACTTCTCCGAGCTCAAGAAGATCGTCAGCGAGCGGATCGTGAAGAAGTGCGACTGCCGGAACCTGAATACCGACGTCGACTTCCTCGAGGGAGCGATCCCGACGGCGGAGATCCTCGCGATCCGCTTCTGGGACGAGCTCGCCCCACGGGTCGCGCCCGGGCGTCTCGTGGAGCTCGTTCTCCACGAGACGGAGCGCAACAAGGTCGTCTACCGGGGCGGGGCGTGATGCGCGCGCTCGTCTCGAACGACGACGGGATCCACAGCCCGGGAATCGAGGCGCTGGAACGGGCCGCGAAGGCCGCGGGCTTCGAGACGTACGTCGTCGCTCCCGACCGCGAGCAGAGCGCCACGTCCCACGCGCTGACGCTCCACCGGCCGCTCCGGGTCGTGAAGACGGCGGAGCGTTCGTGGGTCGTCGACGGGACTCCGACCGACTGCGTGAACCTCGGCATCTGCAGCATCCTGCGCGAGGTGCGTCCCGATTTCCTCTTCTCGGGCATCAACCAGGGGCCGAACCTCGGGGACGACGTGACCTACTCCGGCACGGTCGCGGCCGCCTTCGAGGGGACGCTCCAGGGAGTTCCGTCCATCGCTTTCTCCCTCGACTACCGCCGGGACCAGGCCGACACCCCGCCCGATTTCACGCACGCCGAGTCGATCGCGGAAGAGGTCATCCGCCTCGCGCTCTCGCGCCCGATGAGCCCGGAGATCCTCTGGAACGTGAACATACCGGCCGGCAGGCCCGCCGGAATCCGCGCGACGCGGATGGGGCGCCGCCGCTACGGCGAGAGCGTCGTGGAGAAGATCGACCCGCGCGGCCGTCCCTACTTCTGGATCGGCGGTGCGCACATCGACACGCACGAGGACGGGAGCGACCTGACGACCGTCGCGGGCGGCTTCGTCTCCGTCACGCCGCTCCACCTCGACCTGACGGCGTACAAGGCGCTCGAGGACCTGGCCGACCGCCTGAGCGGGAGCCGCGCCAACGGCGCGAACGGACGCTAAGATCCCGGCGTGAGGCCGGAGGACCCCGAAGTCGCGCGTGCCGCGAGGGCGGGCGCGGAGGCGCGGCGCGAGATGGTCGCCCGGATCGTCGCGGCGGGCCTCGTCTCCGACCCCCGGGTCATCGAAGCGCTCGGCGTCGTTCCCCGGCACCTGTTCGTCCCGAAATCGCTCGCGGCGGAGGCCTACGGCGACCACGCCCTGCCGATCGGCGCCGGGCAGACCATCACCCAGGCGGCCAACGTCGGACGGGCGGCCGAGCTCGCCGCGATCCGGCCGGGAGCGCGCGTCCTCGAGGTGGGGACCGGGTCGGGGTACCAGGCAGCCGTGCTGGCGCGTCTCGCAGGGCAGGTCTTTTCCCTGGAACGGATCCCGGAGCTGGCCGCCGAAGCCCGGCGGGTCCTGGCGTCGCTCGGAGTGCGGAACGTCTCGGTCAAGGTGTTCGACGGAACCTACGGCTGGCGGGAGCACGCTCCTTACGACGCCATCGTCGTCGCCGCCGCCGCACCGGAAGTCCCGGCTCCCCTCGTCTCGCAGCTCTCGGCGACGGGCCGTCTCGTCGTGCCGGTCGGCGCTGCGAGCCGCCAGCGCCTTCTCGTCGTGAAGAAGCTCCCGAGCGGCCGGACCCGAACGGAGGACGCCGGAGACGTCGCCTACGTTCCCCTCGTCGGGAAGTTCGGTTGGGCCAGGCCCCCGGCCGAGGAGCGGAGGTGACCGGTGGTTTCGAGGCCGAGGCGCGGCGCTGGCTCGTCTCGGGAAGGGTGCAGGGCGTGGGCTACCGCGCCTTCGCGGCGCGGACGGCGAGAGGGCTGGGCCTGACCGGGGGGACGTCGAACCTTCCCGACGGCCGGGTTCTCGTCGTGGCCGAGGGACCGGCGCACGCGCTCGACCGGCTCGAGGCGGCGCTCTGGGAAGGGCCGCGCTTCGCCCGGGTCCAGCGCGTCGACGGGTCGGTCGCCACGTCGGCCGACGCACTCGGGTCTTTCGACGCCGAGTTCCGCCGCGAGCGC
The sequence above is a segment of the Holophagales bacterium genome. Coding sequences within it:
- a CDS encoding 6-carboxytetrahydropterin synthase, which encodes MTTSATFSSAHRLHNPSRDEEWNRAVFGKCNNPHGHGHTYGLEVTVEGPIDPEKGWVLDFSELKKIVSERIVKKCDCRNLNTDVDFLEGAIPTAEILAIRFWDELAPRVAPGRLVELVLHETERNKVVYRGGA
- a CDS encoding carboxypeptidase regulatory-like domain-containing protein; this translates as MMRLRSIFTLSLCLGLVLFALPAGAQSAATTGAIEGTVTDDSGGVLPGVSVALRNTATNYETTVTTGPNGRFRGLLLPLGPYRISASLSGFAKVVREGINVSVGQSVNVAITMSLAAKVEEILVTAENPVVETTRPEGSTRIDALALKEIPNNGRNFLEFTKLTPGVSIVQGPDGDELTVNGQKGIQNNVSVDGADFNNPFFGEQRGGQRPAFTFNLDAVQEVVVVADGANAEYGRSSSGFVNVVTKSGTNAFAGTVNLFYKDDALASAAKNPDGTSSEKFDSSQVQGGFTLGGPVVKDKVFFFVAVDAQGGDSTKQTDPNRIEQRVVDYFASVGSPDENGAIDRSNDAFVALGKVDWFVSPQHVATLRGTYTNSTQENGTFDVDSWGRSANAIEDNWSKSLTGTLISNFTTVMNEFRFQLAREDRPRPYNGPNIDGQDRPLPDTAFDFGKSYRFGMPFFIPVDYYDTRLQLNDNVTLLKGTHEIKAGVEYNRVNATQVFRGFANGRFIFSSTDGFLNYARNRSYVECSDGSTNANGICPPGTTVTGPVLLFLQQAGVGGLTAEEAGTQSIVQDEPAVFIQDKWQPLPNLTIQAGLRWEAQIQPDPITPADEVFYAGFIGESSQGQEFPSDGTMPSDKSMWQPRLGITWDPTKDGKTVVRANAGIYNARVPGLSFASTRSTNGSRGQSIYRDSSLTGILGAVPAYPNLVPTSAVGTPFRPDIYVTAKDFQNPRTFATSIGVEREFLKDYGFLLKYNYAKTTHLTRFINRNDALLGSPWTSGLNGGPNGVSTLTTVESSAKSEYNGITFGINKRWSHNYQFQINYTLSWDRSDDDNERDPFTFRYAKVTDLGAEWGYSDRDQRHRLNSLFVWKGPGDVNFNFRYAYRSAQPKSITATGADANTPQDRINADGSVTQRNLGRKDNEFSSLDIRLSRPFDLGGFQIEPIVECFNVFNSKNLKKPEVTSLIFNFDGTVQSGLGDARQVQLGLRVIF
- the surE gene encoding 5'/3'-nucleotidase SurE, which codes for MRALVSNDDGIHSPGIEALERAAKAAGFETYVVAPDREQSATSHALTLHRPLRVVKTAERSWVVDGTPTDCVNLGICSILREVRPDFLFSGINQGPNLGDDVTYSGTVAAAFEGTLQGVPSIAFSLDYRRDQADTPPDFTHAESIAEEVIRLALSRPMSPEILWNVNIPAGRPAGIRATRMGRRRYGESVVEKIDPRGRPYFWIGGAHIDTHEDGSDLTTVAGGFVSVTPLHLDLTAYKALEDLADRLSGSRANGANGR
- a CDS encoding glycosyl transferase family 36, which encodes MSEAPSRSVQAANAYGRFTEDGREYVITDPRTPRPWVNVISNARAGLVVSQTGSGFTWVDNSQLAVVTRWEQDLTRDASGRFLYLRDVDTGEVWSLSPAPCLPAYDRFECRHGLGYTTFRTALRGVAADWTLFVDPEATAELWRLTLTNELLTPRRLELVAFVEWNCGVTPSPRREFTKLFLECERDAGANAVFARSHMWEVGSARWGHWNTGFPYVSALACTETVSEAEGDKAAFLGRLGSFAAPAALSGNPWPGFFGRHGDAVGALRVPIELPAGSACELGFVLATAETDEKTRGLLKRFGNVEALDASLAAAKARWTHLLAAHRLETPDATFDAFLNDWVRYQAISARIQGRCGYYQQSGAYGFRDQLQDSQVWLTIDPALCREQIALHAAHQFADGSVYHWWHPLSETGHVTKMTDDLLWLAFVTAAYVRETGDLSILADRTPFLDDPQPAPLVEHVLRAFERVFRRTSPRGLPYIGAGDWNDGLSAVGLEERGESVWLAHFLAGLLGEWAELFTRTGEPARAADFARRREALVAAINEHCWDGEWYWRATLDSGGKIGSRENERGKIYLNAQTWAVLNDVAPPGRAAAAMSAVKEHLVSSAGALLLGPAYDRPVREIGYITRYAAGMRENGGVYTHAATWAISAAGKSKDAGLVETLLAAIDPTRKDPEAYRAEPYVLPGNVDGPDSPLHGRAGWTWYTGSAQWLHRVVCEWVVGVRPELDGMRFDPCLPPSWDGVRMTRPWRGAMLDVTVVRDGTLAAGTVRVEMDGRALYGTLLPPLPAGARAKVKVSYRPA
- a CDS encoding UbiA family prenyltransferase — protein: MSAAATEGPVAEVPLVVDLDGTLVLTDLLHESAVLAAVRSPAAALRAVPALLRGDRAALKRRLAEAGPVDAGSLPLREELVALLAVEKAKGRRLVLATAADEILARPVAARVGLFDEVLASDGARNLKGEVKRLDLVARYGEKGFDYAADDRADLPVFRSARKAILVGPGVHLRAEVERAGTPVSAVLPGRSAVLRTLLSAMRVRQWVKNALVFVPLVTGHVFEAPALGAAVFAFFALSLLASAVYLLNDLGDLAADRQHHAKRKRPLASGDLSIRTALGLVPLLLAGSLAFALALPAGARVLLAVYLATTTFYTLSLKRKVLVDVFTLAFLYTLRVLLGGAATAVPVSPWLLAFSVFLFLSLAFAKRASELLAMKERGHDAAAGRDWFVWDSLVVHVLGVASAYLSSLVLAIYIHSDVTKRLYAHPGWLWLLVPTLLYWTSRVWVLVGRGEMDEDPIVFAARDRVTWALAVASGAVLLMAARGRFGIPGLME
- a CDS encoding beta-glucosidase, with the translated sequence MPETAAFPDGFLWGAATSAYQIEGSPLADGAGPSNWHRFTRIPGKVRDGDTGDVACDHYRRWAEDVALMKSLGLGAYRFSISWGRVMPEGRGTVNQKGLDFYRRLADALREAGIRPMATLYHWDLPAALDDRGGWTNPDVAGWFADYARACFRSLDGAIDLWTTLNEPWVIADGGYLHGVLAPGHASPWEAPRASKNLLLAHAGAVAAYRTEGKGQIGLVVNLEPKYPASDRPEDLSAVARADAYMNRQYLDPALLGKVPEGLAEIFGEAWDGPTDAELAAMKAPIDYLGINYYTRAVVHDDPRSFPVMEGRALQRNATHTETGWEVYPDGLYDVLTWVRRRYGSIPLYVTENGAAFYDPPVAPEPLLHDPLRVAYLDAHLGAVRRAIADGVDVRGYFAWSLLDNLEWAHGFRKRFGIVHVDFATQKRTPKASARFYAEVIRTNGACLRPGGS
- a CDS encoding acylphosphatase; the encoded protein is MTGGFEAEARRWLVSGRVQGVGYRAFAARTARGLGLTGGTSNLPDGRVLVVAEGPAHALDRLEAALWEGPRFARVQRVDGSVATSADALGSFDAEFRRER
- a CDS encoding NAD(P)-dependent oxidoreductase → MSDVSLLGTGLLGTPIALRLASTGLEVTVWNRTVSKAEPLREAGLAVARTAAGALLASPVAILMLADAPAIREVLFAADALAALAGRTVVQMGTIGPDESRAFAAEVAAAGGEWVEAPVLGSIPQADSGTLQVMVGGAAVQLERLGPLLARLGTDVRHVGAVGSAAALKLALNQLIGSLTAAFASSLAYVRAEGLDTETFMEVLRPSALYAPTFDKKLGRMLDAEYANPTFPLRLLRKDIELFIRGARSAGVTPRVAEAVLAVADTALAKGLADGDYAALAEGLVTALPARAPRL
- a CDS encoding protein-L-isoaspartate(D-aspartate) O-methyltransferase; the protein is MVARIVAAGLVSDPRVIEALGVVPRHLFVPKSLAAEAYGDHALPIGAGQTITQAANVGRAAELAAIRPGARVLEVGTGSGYQAAVLARLAGQVFSLERIPELAAEARRVLASLGVRNVSVKVFDGTYGWREHAPYDAIVVAAAAPEVPAPLVSQLSATGRLVVPVGAASRQRLLVVKKLPSGRTRTEDAGDVAYVPLVGKFGWARPPAEERR